In Rhododendron vialii isolate Sample 1 chromosome 9a, ASM3025357v1, the following are encoded in one genomic region:
- the LOC131301349 gene encoding GDSL esterase/lipase At1g71691-like, whose protein sequence is MGCTPLYANQSDPLAICCNESINQLLMPFNNSLPTTLMKLQSDLPGSVFSNSDDFRFVSDLKSNVAKYGISNTTGSCLSEYFGGTPCADRDRYLYFDMVHTTQAANYVFSLNCFNGTLCSPGNIISLVGAQVY, encoded by the exons ATGGGTTGCACTCCGTTGTATGCGAATCAGTCTGACCCGTTGGCTATTTGCTGCAACGAGAGCATCAATCAACTGCTGATGCCGTTCAACAATAGCCTCCCCACCACTCTGATGAAGTTACAATCTGATTTACCCGGGTCTGTTTTCTCAAACTCCGACGACTTTCGGTTTGTTTCTGACTTGAAGTCCAACGTCGCGAAATATG GGATAAGTAACACCACAGGAAGCTGCCTTTCAGAATATTTCGGGGGGACACCATGTGCCGATAGGGATCGATATCTCTATTTTGATATGGTTCACACCACTCAAGCTGCAAACTATGTGTTTTCGTTGAACTGCTTCAATGGCACGCTATGTTCTCCTGGAAACATCATAAGCCTTGTTGGTGCTCAAGTATATTAA
- the LOC131299783 gene encoding GDSL esterase/lipase At1g29670-like, whose protein sequence is MLLLLCYLLFNLCGLFSLICQAQSVPNLYVFGDSIFDSGCKSAHAAGLKTGYRPYGIECAWLSPCRFTNGKTIPEIIAKSLKMRPPVTIDETDVNPECGVNYASASAGILLDTGSAFICIYSEDLAWVALNAIHSPIKLQSRNSDQKLSLITESRASLRDDSNAPRPVANRAPQKQNAPFDGGVFTASSV, encoded by the exons ATGTTGCTTCTCTTGTGCTACCTTCTCTTCAATCTTTGTGGTCTATTTTCCCTGATATGCCAAGCGCAAAGTGTCCCGAATTTGTATGTATTTGGAGATTCAATATTTGACAGCGGCTGCAAGAGTGCTCATGCAGCTGGTTTGAAGACTGGCTACCGGCCTTACGGCATCGAATGTGCTTGGCTAAGCCCATGCAGATTTACAAATGGGAAGACAATTCCAGAAATTATTG CTAAATCACTTAAAATGCGGCCGCCTGTAACGATAGATGAAACTGATGTTAATCCTGAATGTGGGGTTAATTATGCATCTGCATCAGCTGGAATTCTTCTTGACACAGGAAGTGCATTT ATTTGCATTTACTCAGAAGATTTGGCGTGGGTTGCATTGAATGCAATTCATTCTCCCAT AAAATTACAGTCACGGAATTCTGATCAAAAACTCAGTTTGATCACTGAGTCTCGTGCGTCTCTccgagacgattccaacgcaccaAGGCCCGTCGCGAACCGAGCACCACAGAAGCAGAACGCTCCGTTCGACGGCGGCGTGTTCACCGCGAGTTCTGTATAG